Sequence from the Argentina anserina chromosome 7, drPotAnse1.1, whole genome shotgun sequence genome:
TTGGAAATTATTGTACTTAACTTCAGAattggtttttgtttgatGCTATAATTCTTTCATCTTTGCTCTGGTTCAAGTTCAGTTATCTTGATTATTTATATGTCCTGTAGTTTATGGGCTGTTGGCCTATAACTTCAATCTTATACATatttctctctgtttttttttttttacatttatttcCATTCTGATTCATGCTTTGGCATGTTTCACTTACTATGCCTCGAAGCGAGTCTCTTAGATTGTTTTCTGCATTTCTATCATcaaggttttatttttacttttttcctTTCGAaattactattttttttttcaattgacAAAACTGATAAGAATTGCCATCATCTTCAAAATCAAGTTGATTACAAGCTTCTTATTAAACTAAAATAGTTTAAAAGCTGAAATTTTAGCATGAGCATTGCTGTTTATTTCTTGGCGATTAAACTTATTTGTTTAGCAATACTTGAACCTGGCAGAAAAGATAATTTCAAATCATTccaatttaaatatatttatgtgtgtgtatatttacCCTGGCGATTTTATTTATAGTTTTATACACTTGCAGTACAAAGATAAATGGATAATGATACTTTAAATGACAACTAAATGTTCTCCCAAATCTACTTTGGAGCAGTAAGACTTGCCTCTTTCGGgaatttgattttctacaaaaAATGACCAATTTTATGGTTATATTGGTATGGCACTTATTTCTTGAAAAAGTCGATATCCAGGAATCTGGAGTGTAGAGTGGTATCCCAGAACACAGTGATTCCCACAAATTCATGAGTGATCTGTTGTTCTGGTTTTGAAATACATTTTTATTGAGTGAATACTGTGTATGCAgccttcagaaaaaaaaaaaagagagagagagagcttagCCTGCATACCATCATTAATTCCCCTGCTTATAAAATCACAACGGGGCCTGAACATGGTGTCATTCTCCGTATGAAGAGTTTGTGACTTGTTGATGATCGAGAAGCTCCAGGCCTCTTGTGTTAAAGGTCAAAATATTCGTATCAATGCCCCCGGATTGCAGTAACACTAAGTCGTTGACGAATAATAGACAAAATCCATCACAGTTGTATTCACAAATTAGTAGTATTATCAGCCTTGGACTTGGATGTAAAGAAATTACAATGTTGTCACACCAGTGAGGATCTTAAAGGTTTGGTATAGTTTGTGTAACTATATGATATATCTGTGTACTGTTTTGCGTTGTTATTTAGTTAAGATGAAGAGAATCATGTCAGTAATTAACTGGAATGTGACAAGTTCAACAACCTTTTTAAAGATGAACGAGATTGAGTGAACGACttatcttattcttattataACCATGAAATTGTCATTCTTCAGATAGACGAAATTGCCTCTCTGAGTTTATCTCTGGTGTCAAGTTTATATTCCTCAATCTATTACTGTATATAGAACAGCTCCACCCCCTCCTTCAATCTTTCCTGCTTACGATGTTATCCTAGGGTCAAAAATCTAGTGCTTCAACTCTCAAAAACCTACAACTGGTGTATACTTCATCTCTCCTTTACAGTTTTACTTTTGGAGATAATATGCCAACTCTCTCTGATACATAAACTAGGTGTTGTAGTTTTATAATCTAAACATtataaaactaaaacaaagTTCAAATCTTCATTTCAAACGACCAAAATAATACTGTGAGTCAGTGACTGAAGTGGCAGTCCATTCTTTAGGTTTCCAATTGAGCTACTTTTTCTTCCCTTGTTCTTTTGGTAAATTTCCAATTTCCAATTGAGCTACTTAACTAGTGTTCTCGTGGGTAATTAACAACGCAACAAAAAGAAACAGTCCCGTCCAAATAAGCAAGGCCAAAAGCCTATGATAACCGTTCTGTTTTTTTATGGTTTATAGTAGAACTAACATCACCATTCCAGACTTGAAGCAAAATCCAAGTCTAAATTGTCTGGAAACAATATAATAAATAATCATCGTGTTTTTACAAATGCCGCAATAAAGTGGATGAGCCACACAGAACCAGCTATATTTGCCTGGGTATCTAATACCGATTCTGATGAGTGACGAGCTCAAATCTAAGCTTTGCACCCTTATGATGAGTTAAGATCATGCGAGGATTTCAAGAGAAAAGAGACCTACTCTTGTTTCGCTCCAGTCGATCTTCTCTCTGTTGAAACAAAATTTCAATCATGATTAGTGATACTGCAAACAGATTATTCCACCATTTACTACATAAAATTCATGTTTGTAAACCTAAAACACAATGTACGGGCTTCAAAATTATTTACAGATCATTCATGCAATAACCAAGTCATTTTATCTTTTAAAGATATGTGGAGCACTTATTTTTCGAATACCCCTGGGATTTAACAGTCTGAACAGAATATGATCAAGTTGCAGGCAGTCTTCAAAACAGAGAACCACAAAAACCCTAGTGTATTTCTAGGTGGGAAGGACTTGTACACCAGAACATACACATATTTATATTACAGtatataatttattgatattCAGAGCCATAGTGAGCCTTTCATAACATCAATAATGGTACGTTATGAAATACTGAAAACCATTAACATTAAGTATCTAAAAGCAACATTACCTCCTTTTTCTTGCATTCTTTATAGTTATCAAATTGTTCTTGACATTTGCTCTTGTCTGAGTTATACTTTTCTAGACCTGCAAATTttaccaaaaaaacaaaatcaatattTGGCCTAAAAAACTGAAAAGCCTTCCTAGAGACTAACTCTTATGAGCAAGTGAACAATAAAGTAAAAATCAAGAACCAAGTCAGCAAACATTTACTAGTATCTATCCATTATATGTGTGTATGTGCACCATGTGTGCATACACCAACTGGATGTACAGATAGACTACAAGAGAATTTCATTGTCAGCAACATACACCCTCCAATATAACCATATCATAAAAAGCTAAGACACTATACTTCCTTCTCAATGTCATGATCACACTTGAGCTATATACAAGAAAAGATTTAACCAAGAAAAGGCAATAAACTTAATGTCAGCTAAAAGTGCCATAGAAGAGATGACAGTGTAACCAACGTGACATGTTTCACAACTAGGAGGATTAAAGAAGAGAGCTATATCTCATGTGAGTATCTGATTTGTTGATCATACATCAATTAAGTCAGTAAATATTATATCACTTACGATATACAAATCAGCTGCTGAAATAACTTACTATGATGAATGTGAATGAAGCTTTCTGAAAGTAAAATCACTAGAGAAAGAAATGGAGGCTAGATTGTGGTAAACCAGACACAACTACACTTTTGAGGGTTCCTAACATTTAGATAACCCACACTGAGGAAAACCTTACCCAAAAGCCAGGCTACCAGCCTGGGGAGGGAATGCTGCTACAATAACTTACTGAAAAATTAAATCGAAGCAAGTATATCTTATACAACCCTGTTGCCTACCTAGTCTGCAATCTTCAAATCTTTAGGTTAATAATTAATCCAACTCCAATTCTAGACTCTGATGGTAAGTATCGTCAATAGAACTCTGGAAGTTGTCTCATTAGTTGAATACTGCACATCCTCCAAAAAACTATATAGTTTCATTTAGCAGCCCCATTCAGTTTCTGTCTTAAGGCAATCGTTTTTCAGCATTTAGTTCATTACAATATCAGCTCCCTAAAGTGACTTCAGTGTTAGACTAAGCCAGCAGCATCACATACAAGTAGAGCTCATTATAAAGGGCCTATCACATAATTTATGGAGCaaattcaaaaggaaaaatagCATGCATTTTCTAATACACATATAAGATAATGACTCCGGTCTACATCGAGCCTCATCACCTAATTTAAACATAGCCAATTCTATGCACAATATATCATTTTCTGTTCAAAAGTAACTTACAAATAACTTAAAGCCATTATTACGACCACCACACCCACATTAAAGTCTCATCCCCACATAGAGTGTTGGTCTAAGCCTCAGGTATTCACTTGTGTCTTACGCCACTATCCAGTCCCCAGGACTCACCAAGCAATTACCAATGTCATACAGTATAAGAAAGTCCCAAAAGCACACCTTGAACAACTGGGGTAAGTTTTATGAAACAGCCAATGATTTTTACTCGAGAGAAAAATCATCTATATAATTCTATGAAACTAATAATGTGTATCTCAGGGATGTGTGATCCCATATTGGCATAGCCTCTATCATTCCCAGAGATACGAAACCATCCATCCACCTCTAAAATTCTTAATCAAATAACtactatggaaccttgttctGAACCAAAAGCTACTAACTTTATTACATTCAACTCAAACAAAGAATACCCAATACACTGATACAGACTAAAACCCTCAAAAGAGTTAAACCCAAATACGGTCAATTATGTTAAACCCAGAAAGGATCAGATAAGTTAAAGCAAACCCAGCAAGAACATAACAAAAAGATACATCCTTTTTCACTACGAGTCAGAAACCCATTTGATAAAGGGCCATGCTATAGTTAGCTAAACAATAAGGAAAGACgataaacaaaagaaagagaaaaggagATGGGTTTAAAGTAGAGGCTTACATTTGAGAGAGGCAGTGTACTGCTGATAACATTGAGAATCAGAGATTCTAGCAGCGCTTGGGTATGGAGCTGTTGACGCACTCGATGATAATGAAGCCATTGATAAAGCTTGGATATCTACTCTCTTCTATTCTCGGCTCTCTTGATTTAAACATTAAATGCAATCAAGGGGAGGCCCCAGCGAGGCAAAAGCACCGAAGCCATAACAAAATGACGACGGCAATATTGGTAAGATAACAaacttttacttttttacttttaccttTGATAGATTGGACCATGTCCGCAGACCAAGTGTACCTAGTACATGTCATACTGGcttcattttatttcttttagaGTGTGTGACACTGACATTGAAAGCAAATTTTGTCAACAATCTCAACATTGAAATATAAGATAGGAATGGATCCTTGGACGTGGTTAAACAACTAGACTTTCCTTTGCATCATATGCTCTTCATTAACCGTCAGCAATGAGACAAAATTCTTCATGAACAGTTAACGAAAGACTAGTCATTTAATCAAGTAGCCATCATCTCGGCAATTTCATTGTCTCACTATTTCTGTGTTTGATTTAGATAATATGTTTATTTCCGATGTGGGACTCATGCTTCCTTTTGCCTCGATGACAGCTCAAGTTAAAGTGATATCAATGATCATGGCAATCTTTTCCTTCCCCTCTCAAACGACCTCGaagaatttttcttttttctctattgctcttctttctcttttctacAACCACTATATCATAATTGGTGAGAGGAAAATGTGTTCTTAATTTTCTCCAACAAAAACCATTTGAGAGTGAGAGTGacagagaaaacaaaagaaatcgTATGGCAAATACTAATACTACAACAAAAGAagtatcttcatcatcaacatcCAAGTTCATAAAATGTGTGACAGTTGGAGATGGTGCTGTTGGAAAGACATCCCTTCTCATCTCTTACACTAGCAACGCTTTCCCTACTGTATAAAGTTTCTC
This genomic interval carries:
- the LOC126801643 gene encoding cytochrome c oxidase-assembly factor COX23, mitochondrial codes for the protein MASLSSSASTAPYPSAARISDSQCYQQYTASLKCLEKYNSDKSKCQEQFDNYKECKKKEREDRLERNKSRSLFS